A section of the Agrobacterium tumefaciens genome encodes:
- a CDS encoding C40 family peptidase: protein MMLDRRLNVFRPDLADEKLQGVVKADRFVSGSPAQITAPVIGLRPNPDLATGIDTELLCGETVRVFDRADGWAWVQADVDGYAGYVPEASIGDVTVATHQIVAPRTFLYPSAELRKPPVAALSMGSLVRIVGEAETRGTRYFMTEKGEGIIAAHCRAVDAALDDDYVAVALRFIETPYLWGGRSGFGIDCSGLVQLSMAMTGRRVLRDTDMQVKSLGVEIERDELRRGDLVFWKGHVGLMENEETLLHANGHTMNVARENLDAAIERIGWLYDRPTAFRRLEG from the coding sequence ATGATGCTCGACCGCCGCCTCAACGTCTTCCGCCCCGACCTCGCTGATGAAAAATTGCAGGGTGTCGTCAAGGCCGACCGTTTCGTCAGCGGTTCGCCCGCGCAGATCACCGCACCGGTCATCGGCCTGCGGCCCAATCCCGATCTCGCGACCGGCATCGACACGGAGCTTCTCTGCGGCGAGACGGTGCGCGTTTTCGACAGGGCTGATGGCTGGGCCTGGGTGCAGGCGGATGTCGATGGCTACGCAGGTTATGTGCCGGAAGCGTCTATCGGCGACGTTACTGTAGCCACGCATCAGATCGTCGCGCCGCGCACCTTCCTTTATCCCTCCGCCGAGTTGCGCAAGCCGCCCGTCGCTGCACTCTCCATGGGTAGCCTCGTTCGCATCGTCGGTGAGGCGGAGACGCGGGGCACCCGTTACTTCATGACCGAAAAGGGCGAAGGTATCATCGCCGCCCATTGCCGGGCGGTGGATGCAGCGCTTGACGACGACTATGTGGCGGTGGCGTTGCGCTTTATCGAAACACCTTATCTCTGGGGCGGTCGCTCCGGCTTCGGGATCGATTGTTCCGGCCTCGTGCAGTTGTCCATGGCGATGACGGGCCGTCGCGTTTTGCGCGACACCGATATGCAGGTGAAGTCTCTGGGCGTTGAAATCGAGCGCGACGAATTGCGGCGCGGCGATCTTGTCTTCTGGAAGGGCCATGTCGGCCTGATGGAAAACGAGGAAACGCTGCTGCACGCCAACGGCCACACGATGAATGTCGCGCGCGAAAACCTCGATGCGGCCATTGAGCGCATCGGTTGGCTTTACGACAGGCCGACGGCTTTCCGCCGCCTGGAAGGCTGA
- a CDS encoding MarR family transcriptional regulator, with the protein MPAHLSPTEALGLWHRVSTAQVIDDQPDLTLRQTAILLQIYLVTPPHTVRGLAAIFGVTKPVITRALDSLGALGLVDRVRDERDRRNVVIKRTVAGALYLEKFGDLIIDQARKI; encoded by the coding sequence TTGCCTGCACATTTGTCGCCAACCGAGGCCCTTGGGCTCTGGCACCGCGTCTCCACGGCGCAGGTCATTGACGATCAGCCGGATTTGACCTTGCGTCAGACCGCCATCCTGCTGCAAATTTACCTTGTCACGCCGCCACACACCGTCAGAGGGCTTGCCGCGATCTTTGGGGTTACAAAGCCGGTCATCACGCGGGCGCTCGACAGTCTGGGGGCGCTCGGTTTGGTCGATCGGGTTCGCGATGAGCGCGACAGGCGCAACGTCGTGATAAAACGCACCGTTGCCGGTGCGCTTTATCTGGAAAAATTCGGCGATCTGATTATTGATCAGGCACGCAAGATCTAA
- a CDS encoding CoA-acylating methylmalonate-semialdehyde dehydrogenase has protein sequence MKEIGHFINGKHVAGTSGRTSNVYNPATGEVQATVALASDAELRAAVESAKAAQPKWAATNPQRRARVFFKFVELLNRDMNELAVLLSSEHGKTVEDSKGDIVRGLEVCEFVCGIPHLQKGEFTEGAGPAIDMYSIRQPVGIGAGITPFNFPGMIPMWMFAPAIACGNAFILKPSERDPSLPIRLAELMIEAGLPAGILNVVNGDKGAVDAILTDPDIGAVSFVGSTPIARYVYGTAAMNGKRAQCFGGAKNHMIIMPDADLDQAVNALMGAGYGSAGERCMAVSVAVPVGEETANRLVEKLIPQIEALKIGPYTDDKADMGPLITKEAQTRVKGLIDSGVEQGAKLLVDGRDFKLQGYEDGYFVGGCLFDHVTPDMDIYKTEIFGPVLSVVRTKNYEEALELPMKHEYGNGVAIFTRDGDAARDFASRVNIGMIGINVPIPVPLAYHSFGGWKASSFGDLNQHGTDSIKFWTKTKTITSRWPSGIKSGAEFVMPTMK, from the coding sequence ATGAAGGAAATCGGTCATTTCATAAACGGCAAGCATGTGGCGGGCACCAGCGGCCGCACATCCAATGTCTATAACCCCGCCACCGGCGAAGTGCAGGCGACCGTTGCGCTTGCGAGCGATGCAGAGCTTCGCGCTGCCGTTGAAAGCGCAAAGGCGGCACAGCCCAAATGGGCCGCCACCAATCCGCAACGCCGTGCGCGCGTGTTCTTCAAATTTGTCGAACTTCTGAACCGCGACATGAACGAGCTGGCCGTTCTGCTTTCCAGCGAACATGGCAAGACCGTTGAGGATTCCAAGGGCGACATCGTCCGTGGCCTCGAAGTTTGCGAATTCGTCTGCGGCATTCCGCATCTGCAGAAGGGCGAATTCACCGAAGGCGCCGGCCCTGCGATTGACATGTATTCGATCCGCCAGCCGGTCGGCATCGGCGCGGGCATCACCCCGTTCAACTTCCCCGGCATGATCCCGATGTGGATGTTTGCGCCGGCGATCGCCTGCGGCAACGCCTTTATCCTCAAGCCTTCCGAGCGCGATCCGTCGCTGCCGATCCGCCTTGCCGAACTGATGATCGAAGCCGGTCTTCCGGCTGGCATCCTCAATGTCGTCAACGGCGACAAGGGCGCTGTCGATGCCATCCTAACCGATCCCGATATCGGCGCGGTCTCCTTCGTCGGTTCGACGCCGATCGCACGCTATGTCTATGGCACGGCCGCCATGAACGGCAAGCGCGCGCAGTGCTTCGGCGGCGCGAAGAACCACATGATCATCATGCCGGATGCCGATCTCGATCAGGCTGTAAACGCGCTGATGGGCGCCGGTTACGGTTCGGCCGGCGAGCGCTGCATGGCTGTTTCCGTTGCGGTTCCGGTCGGCGAAGAGACGGCAAATCGCCTCGTTGAAAAACTCATTCCGCAGATCGAGGCATTGAAGATCGGTCCCTATACCGACGACAAGGCCGATATGGGGCCGCTCATCACCAAGGAAGCGCAGACCCGCGTCAAGGGCCTGATCGACAGCGGTGTCGAGCAGGGCGCAAAGCTTCTGGTCGACGGCCGCGACTTCAAGCTGCAGGGCTATGAAGACGGCTATTTCGTCGGTGGCTGCCTGTTCGACCACGTCACGCCCGACATGGACATCTACAAGACCGAAATCTTCGGACCGGTTCTGTCGGTCGTTCGCACCAAAAACTATGAAGAGGCGCTGGAACTGCCGATGAAGCATGAATATGGCAACGGCGTCGCCATTTTTACCCGTGACGGCGATGCGGCCCGCGATTTCGCAAGCCGCGTGAATATCGGCATGATCGGCATCAACGTTCCGATCCCGGTTCCGCTTGCCTACCACTCCTTCGGCGGCTGGAAGGCTTCGAGCTTCGGTGATCTCAACCAGCATGGCACGGATTCGATCAAATTCTGGACGAAGACCAAAACGATCACCTCACGCTGGCCATCCGGCATCAAGTCGGGTGCGGAATTCGTCATGCCGACGATGAAGTAA
- a CDS encoding transglutaminase-like cysteine peptidase — MMNAPLARALLFAVAAGLMTAASATAETKGSPSMVTGGITSQPIGHYEFCQKYADECNIRSKVTPPPRVTDYGWNVIREVNTTVNTTIVAMTDMEIYGKDEVWEYPTTAGDCEDFVLLKRKKLVERGFSVADLLITVVRKPDGEGHAVLTLRTTDGDYILDNLTNDVKLWTDTNYTYLKRQASFNTGRWVSIEDGRDVLVGALR; from the coding sequence ATGATGAACGCACCGCTGGCGCGTGCGCTGCTGTTTGCAGTTGCCGCCGGGCTAATGACTGCTGCCTCCGCCACCGCGGAAACCAAGGGAAGCCCCTCCATGGTGACGGGCGGGATTACGTCCCAGCCGATCGGCCATTACGAGTTCTGTCAGAAATATGCCGACGAGTGCAATATTCGCAGCAAGGTGACGCCGCCACCGCGCGTCACCGACTATGGCTGGAATGTCATTCGCGAGGTCAATACGACGGTCAATACCACCATCGTGGCGATGACCGACATGGAAATCTACGGCAAGGACGAAGTCTGGGAATATCCGACGACGGCCGGCGACTGCGAAGATTTCGTACTGCTGAAGCGCAAGAAGCTGGTCGAACGCGGCTTTTCCGTCGCCGATCTGCTGATAACGGTGGTGCGCAAGCCTGACGGTGAGGGGCACGCCGTACTGACGCTTCGCACGACGGATGGCGATTACATTCTCGATAATCTTACCAACGACGTGAAGCTCTGGACCGATACCAACTACACTTATCTGAAGCGACAGGCATCCTTCAATACCGGCCGCTGGGTCTCCATCGAAGACGGTCGCGACGTTCTGGTCGGCGCGTTGCGCTGA
- the rirA gene encoding iron-responsive transcriptional regulator RirA, translating into MRLTKQTNYAVRMLMYCAANEGKLSRIPEIARAYGVSELFLFKILQPLNKAGLVETVRGRNGGVRLGKPAEKISLFDVVKVTEDSFAMAECFEDGAVECPLVDSCGLNSALRKALNAFFDVLTEYSIDDLVKARPQINFLLGLDTEMPKVAALPAA; encoded by the coding sequence ATGCGTTTGACCAAACAGACCAACTATGCCGTTCGCATGTTGATGTATTGCGCCGCAAATGAAGGCAAGCTCAGCCGAATTCCAGAGATCGCAAGAGCCTACGGCGTGTCGGAGCTGTTCCTGTTCAAAATCCTGCAGCCGCTGAACAAGGCTGGCCTGGTTGAAACCGTGCGTGGCCGCAATGGCGGTGTCCGCCTTGGCAAACCGGCCGAGAAGATCAGCCTGTTCGACGTCGTGAAGGTCACCGAAGACAGCTTCGCCATGGCCGAGTGTTTCGAGGACGGTGCCGTTGAATGTCCGCTCGTGGATAGCTGCGGCCTGAACTCGGCATTGCGCAAGGCGCTGAATGCATTCTTTGACGTTCTGACGGAATATTCGATCGACGATCTCGTCAAGGCCCGCCCGCAGATCAACTTCCTGCTTGGTCTCGATACGGAAATGCCAAAGGTTGCCGCGCTTCCGGCTGCCTGA
- the pncB gene encoding nicotinate phosphoribosyltransferase, with the protein MTKTDIATRVHNHTWKLDPIVRSLIDTDFYKLLMLQMIWKLYPEVDATFSLINRTKTVRLAEEIDEMELREQLDHARTLRLSKKENIWLAGNTFYGRSQIFEPEFLSWLSSYQLPEYELFKRDGQYELNFHGRWMDTTLWEIPALAIINELRSRSAMRSLGYFTLDVLYARAKAKMWEKVERLRELPGLRISDFGTRRRHSFLWQRWCVEALKEGIGPAFTGTSNVLLAMDSDLEAVGTNAHELPMVVAALAETDEELAAAPYQVLKDWNRLYGGNLLIVLPDAFGTAAFLRNAPEWVADWTGFRPDSAPPIEGGEKIIEWWQKMGRDPRKKMLIFSDGLDVDAIIDTYRHFEGRVRMSFGWGTNLTNDFAGCAPKTIASLKPISIVCKVSDANGRPAVKLSDNPQKATGDPAEVQRYLKFFGQEDHKEQKVLV; encoded by the coding sequence ATGACGAAGACCGATATAGCCACCCGCGTCCACAATCATACCTGGAAACTAGACCCGATCGTCCGCAGCCTGATCGATACGGACTTCTACAAGCTTCTGATGCTGCAGATGATCTGGAAGCTTTATCCGGAGGTCGATGCGACTTTTTCGCTGATCAACCGCACGAAAACCGTGCGACTGGCGGAAGAGATCGACGAGATGGAATTGCGCGAACAGCTCGATCACGCACGCACCCTTCGCCTCTCCAAGAAGGAGAATATCTGGCTCGCGGGTAACACCTTTTACGGCCGCTCGCAGATTTTCGAGCCTGAATTCCTCTCCTGGCTGTCCAGCTACCAATTGCCGGAATACGAGCTTTTCAAGCGTGATGGGCAATATGAGCTGAATTTCCACGGCCGCTGGATGGATACGACGCTGTGGGAAATCCCGGCGCTCGCCATCATCAACGAGCTGCGTTCGCGCAGCGCCATGCGTTCGCTCGGATATTTCACGCTCGATGTCCTCTATGCCCGCGCAAAGGCCAAGATGTGGGAGAAGGTGGAACGGCTGCGGGAACTTCCCGGGCTGCGCATCTCCGATTTCGGGACCCGTCGCCGCCACAGCTTTCTTTGGCAGCGCTGGTGCGTCGAGGCGTTGAAAGAAGGCATCGGTCCAGCCTTTACCGGTACGAGCAACGTCCTGCTCGCCATGGATTCCGATCTGGAAGCCGTCGGTACGAACGCCCATGAGCTGCCGATGGTGGTTGCGGCACTCGCCGAGACGGATGAGGAGCTCGCTGCTGCCCCCTATCAGGTTCTGAAGGACTGGAACCGGCTTTATGGCGGCAACTTGTTGATCGTGCTGCCGGATGCGTTTGGCACCGCTGCATTTCTGCGCAATGCCCCGGAATGGGTGGCAGACTGGACCGGTTTCCGTCCTGATAGCGCGCCGCCGATCGAGGGCGGTGAAAAGATCATCGAGTGGTGGCAGAAGATGGGCCGCGACCCGCGCAAGAAAATGCTGATCTTCTCTGACGGTCTGGATGTCGACGCCATCATCGACACCTACAGGCACTTCGAAGGCCGGGTTCGCATGAGCTTTGGCTGGGGCACGAACCTCACCAACGATTTTGCCGGCTGTGCGCCCAAAACCATTGCCAGCCTCAAGCCGATTTCCATCGTCTGTAAGGTCAGCGACGCCAACGGCCGCCCCGCGGTGAAGCTCTCGGACAATCCGCAGAAGGCAACCGGAGACCCGGCCGAGGTGCAGCGCTATCTCAAGTTCTTCGGCCAGGAAGATCACAAGGAACAAAAAGTTCTGGTTTGA
- a CDS encoding Fe(3+) ABC transporter substrate-binding protein, with product MASLKSYFSAAVFSGMTLFSCAPAAWAEGEVNVYSYRQPELIQPLLDAFTTETGIETNVLFLDKGLVERIQAEGVNSPADVLLTVDIARLVEAKEGKVTQPVLNDPVIEKDIPANLRDPDGEWFGLTTRGRVVYASRERVTQKEITYEELADPKWKGKICIRDGQHSYNIALIASMIAHHGVDYTRTWLTGLKNNLARKPDGTDRSQAKSIFSGECDIALGNTYYVGLMLTNDREPEEQEWARSVRVIFPNAGDRGTHVNISGMSLTKYAPNKDNALKLMEFLASRQAQEIYAKQVFEYPVLPGAEPSDVVKGFGPINPDKLPLTDIAAHRKEASELVDEVGFNDGPTN from the coding sequence ATGGCAAGCCTGAAATCCTACTTTTCCGCTGCCGTTTTCTCAGGGATGACACTGTTTTCCTGCGCGCCTGCCGCCTGGGCAGAGGGTGAAGTTAACGTCTATTCCTATCGCCAACCTGAATTGATCCAGCCGCTTCTCGATGCCTTTACGACGGAAACGGGGATCGAGACAAACGTCCTGTTTCTCGACAAAGGTCTGGTGGAGCGTATTCAGGCAGAGGGTGTCAACTCTCCCGCGGATGTGCTTCTGACGGTCGATATCGCTCGCCTTGTTGAGGCGAAAGAAGGCAAGGTCACCCAGCCTGTCCTCAATGATCCCGTGATCGAAAAGGACATTCCAGCGAATCTGCGCGACCCCGACGGCGAATGGTTTGGTCTGACGACGCGTGGCCGGGTTGTCTACGCTTCGAGGGAACGGGTGACCCAGAAGGAGATCACCTATGAGGAGCTTGCCGATCCGAAGTGGAAAGGCAAGATCTGCATTCGCGACGGCCAGCATTCCTATAATATTGCTCTGATCGCCTCCATGATCGCCCATCACGGCGTCGATTACACCCGCACATGGCTGACCGGCCTGAAGAACAATCTCGCCCGCAAGCCTGATGGAACCGACCGCAGCCAGGCGAAATCGATCTTTTCCGGCGAATGTGATATTGCGCTCGGCAATACCTATTATGTCGGCCTGATGCTGACCAATGATCGCGAGCCGGAAGAGCAGGAATGGGCTCGCTCCGTGCGCGTGATCTTCCCCAATGCGGGCGATCGCGGAACGCATGTGAATATCTCGGGCATGTCGCTGACGAAATATGCGCCCAATAAGGACAATGCGCTGAAGCTGATGGAATTTCTGGCCTCCAGGCAAGCGCAGGAAATTTACGCCAAGCAGGTCTTCGAATACCCAGTGCTGCCCGGCGCAGAGCCTTCAGACGTGGTGAAAGGCTTCGGCCCAATCAACCCGGACAAGCTGCCGCTGACGGACATAGCCGCCCACCGCAAGGAGGCGTCGGAGCTGGTGGATGAAGTGGGTTTCAACGACGGCCCGACGAACTGA
- a CDS encoding DUF475 domain-containing protein: MSAAQKTTLSYFKWAFIVTVVGLILGGYLGWEMTGTVGGTATIFFICVVLAVLEISLSFDNAIVNANKLKDMTPVWQHRFLTWGILIAVFGMRIVFPLLIVVVAANVGPWTAIVMAATQPERYAEIMRDAHLPIAAFGGTFLMMVGLNFFFDHEKDVHWVRWIEEKAATYSSVKGIEIAFVLVVMLIFSRIIGASDNPELGPVAANTFFHSAIWGLLTFLLVEVVGGILDRSQEMLEGAAKGGFGAFLYLEVLDASFSFDGVIGAFALTQNLFIIAIGLGIGAMYVRSMTIMLVEKGTLAEYRYLEHGAFYAILILSVIMYVQTMVHIPEVITGLGGATLIGISLWSSIRYNRQQSAGAADAARGAEI, from the coding sequence ATGAGCGCCGCCCAGAAAACCACGCTCTCCTACTTCAAGTGGGCTTTTATCGTCACTGTCGTCGGTCTGATCCTCGGCGGCTATCTTGGCTGGGAAATGACCGGCACGGTCGGCGGCACGGCCACGATCTTCTTCATCTGCGTCGTTCTGGCGGTGCTGGAAATTTCTCTTTCCTTCGACAATGCCATCGTCAATGCCAACAAGCTGAAGGACATGACGCCGGTCTGGCAGCATCGCTTCCTGACCTGGGGTATTTTGATTGCCGTTTTTGGCATGCGTATCGTCTTTCCGCTGCTGATCGTTGTCGTCGCCGCGAATGTCGGCCCCTGGACGGCGATCGTCATGGCAGCGACCCAGCCGGAACGTTATGCGGAAATCATGCGTGACGCTCACTTGCCGATCGCGGCATTTGGCGGCACCTTCCTGATGATGGTCGGTCTCAACTTCTTCTTCGACCATGAGAAGGATGTGCATTGGGTGCGCTGGATCGAGGAAAAAGCTGCGACCTATTCTTCCGTCAAGGGCATCGAAATCGCTTTCGTACTTGTCGTGATGCTGATCTTTTCCCGCATCATCGGCGCCAGCGATAATCCTGAACTTGGTCCGGTCGCGGCCAATACCTTCTTCCATTCCGCGATCTGGGGTCTGTTGACCTTCCTTCTGGTGGAAGTGGTCGGCGGCATTCTCGATCGCAGCCAGGAAATGCTGGAAGGGGCGGCAAAGGGCGGCTTCGGTGCGTTTCTTTATCTCGAAGTACTGGATGCCAGCTTCTCCTTCGATGGCGTAATCGGCGCTTTCGCACTGACGCAGAACCTTTTCATCATCGCTATCGGCCTCGGCATCGGCGCCATGTATGTGCGCTCCATGACCATCATGCTGGTGGAGAAGGGGACGCTTGCCGAATACCGCTATCTGGAACACGGCGCCTTCTATGCGATCCTGATCCTGTCCGTCATCATGTACGTGCAGACCATGGTTCATATCCCTGAGGTCATTACCGGCCTTGGCGGCGCGACCCTCATCGGCATCTCGCTGTGGTCGTCCATCCGTTATAACCGGCAACAGAGTGCCGGTGCTGCGGATGCGGCACGCGGCGCGGAAATCTGA
- the infC gene encoding translation initiation factor IF-3 produces MRRPFKADAPVKEGPRSNREIRVPRVQLIDEEGQNLGSMPTDQALKMAEEAGLDLVEISPNAEPPVCKILDLGKLKYSTQKKAAEARKKQKIVEVKEIKMRPNIDTHDYDVKMKAMNRFFDEGDKVKVTLKFRGREMAHQELGMKLLLQVKEDTQAIAKVEAEPKLEGRQMMMVLAPK; encoded by the coding sequence ATTCGCAGACCTTTCAAAGCCGATGCCCCCGTCAAGGAGGGGCCGCGCTCCAACCGGGAAATTCGGGTTCCCAGAGTTCAGCTTATCGATGAAGAGGGCCAGAACCTCGGTAGCATGCCGACGGATCAGGCTTTGAAAATGGCGGAAGAGGCCGGTCTCGATCTCGTCGAGATTTCGCCGAACGCAGAGCCGCCGGTATGCAAGATCCTCGATCTCGGCAAGCTTAAATACTCGACCCAGAAAAAGGCCGCTGAGGCGCGCAAGAAACAGAAGATCGTCGAAGTCAAAGAAATCAAGATGCGCCCCAACATCGACACGCATGACTATGACGTGAAGATGAAGGCGATGAACCGTTTCTTTGACGAAGGTGACAAGGTGAAGGTAACGCTGAAGTTCCGCGGCCGCGAAATGGCCCACCAGGAACTCGGCATGAAACTTCTCCTTCAGGTGAAGGAAGACACCCAGGCGATTGCCAAGGTGGAGGCCGAGCCGAAGCTGGAAGGCCGTCAGATGATGATGGTTCTTGCCCCGAAATAA
- a CDS encoding alpha/beta hydrolase — protein MTDQAVEFLSVGPDNDCRDIAFLHRQATSVGTAPTIVWLGGYRSDMTGTKAVELDRFAAENGLACLRLDYSGHGASGGDFRKGTISRWLDEALAVVRAKAPSRVVLVGSSMGGWIALRMVEELRKAGGAPTVAGLVLIAPAPDFTQELIEPSLSEAERLSLSEKGYFEEHSEYSPEPNIFTRALMEDGKQNRVLRGIITTGCPVHILQGMRDPDVPYQHALKLLEHLPSDDVVLTLIRDGDHRLSRPQDIERMLAAVKSLAI, from the coding sequence ATGACCGATCAAGCCGTTGAATTCCTGTCCGTAGGCCCCGACAATGACTGCCGCGACATCGCTTTCCTCCATCGGCAGGCGACGTCAGTCGGGACCGCGCCGACAATAGTCTGGCTGGGTGGCTACCGCTCCGACATGACGGGAACCAAGGCGGTCGAGCTCGATCGCTTCGCGGCTGAGAACGGGCTTGCCTGCCTGCGGCTGGACTATTCCGGTCACGGCGCCTCCGGCGGCGACTTCAGGAAGGGCACGATCTCGCGGTGGCTGGACGAGGCACTTGCTGTCGTTCGGGCGAAGGCCCCGTCCCGTGTCGTGCTCGTCGGCTCATCCATGGGAGGATGGATTGCCTTGCGCATGGTTGAAGAGTTGCGCAAGGCGGGTGGCGCGCCTACCGTGGCGGGTCTTGTCCTGATCGCGCCGGCTCCCGATTTCACACAGGAACTGATCGAGCCCAGCCTTTCGGAGGCCGAGCGGCTTTCTCTCTCGGAAAAGGGGTATTTTGAGGAGCATTCGGAATATAGCCCCGAACCGAACATCTTCACCCGCGCGCTGATGGAGGATGGAAAGCAGAACCGCGTCTTACGGGGGATCATCACCACGGGGTGCCCGGTTCACATTCTGCAGGGCATGCGGGATCCCGATGTGCCGTATCAGCACGCGCTAAAATTGCTGGAACACCTTCCATCCGACGACGTCGTCCTGACGCTCATCCGCGACGGCGACCACCGGCTGTCGCGTCCACAGGATATAGAGCGAATGCTCGCGGCGGTGAAATCCCTTGCAATATAG
- a CDS encoding DMT family transporter has protein sequence MMKKLSPTGLGVAVMLLGMLLFALNDAMGKWLVSTYSQGQVILIRSAAALVILVPIVWRGGVSGLVKIERPGLQAARVFFSTAELFCFYFAVAALPLADVMTYWLAAPIYVAALSPFLLGEKVGWRRWTAIAIGFVGVLIALKPSSASLTSAALFSILGSAAFAFMMLSGRQLRNTPDTVLAFWQIIGAGLAGIVAVLVTPAGWLPVQSGFDLAFLGLLGVVAMAAHVLVNRALKLADAATVAPLQYTLLLWAVIFGWLFFGDVPQTSIVIGAGLIVLSGLYIFFRENALKRRRDTAAGLAAEQV, from the coding sequence ATGATGAAGAAGCTATCGCCGACTGGCCTCGGCGTGGCCGTAATGCTGCTTGGAATGCTGCTTTTTGCGTTGAATGACGCCATGGGGAAATGGCTCGTGTCGACTTACAGCCAGGGTCAGGTCATCCTGATCAGAAGCGCTGCCGCGCTTGTCATTCTCGTTCCGATCGTCTGGAGGGGCGGCGTTTCCGGACTCGTAAAAATCGAGCGGCCCGGCCTTCAGGCGGCGCGTGTTTTCTTCTCCACCGCCGAGCTTTTCTGTTTCTACTTCGCCGTCGCCGCCTTGCCGCTCGCTGACGTCATGACCTACTGGCTAGCCGCGCCGATCTACGTTGCCGCGCTGTCGCCATTTCTGCTTGGCGAAAAGGTTGGCTGGCGTCGCTGGACGGCTATTGCCATCGGTTTCGTCGGTGTCCTCATCGCTCTGAAGCCTAGCTCGGCAAGCCTCACCTCCGCGGCACTCTTTTCCATTCTCGGCAGTGCCGCTTTCGCCTTCATGATGCTGTCCGGCCGGCAATTGCGCAACACACCGGATACGGTACTGGCATTCTGGCAGATCATTGGCGCGGGTCTGGCGGGTATCGTCGCGGTACTGGTAACACCGGCCGGATGGTTGCCGGTACAGTCCGGCTTTGATCTGGCATTTCTTGGCCTGCTGGGCGTTGTGGCCATGGCGGCCCATGTGCTCGTCAACCGGGCGCTCAAACTTGCCGACGCCGCGACGGTCGCGCCGCTGCAATATACGCTGCTGCTTTGGGCTGTCATTTTCGGCTGGCTGTTTTTCGGTGACGTGCCGCAGACGAGCATCGTTATCGGTGCCGGCTTGATTGTTCTTTCCGGCCTTTACATCTTCTTCCGCGAAAACGCCCTCAAACGACGCCGTGATACGGCGGCGGGACTGGCGGCGGAGCAGGTTTGA
- a CDS encoding LysR family transcriptional regulator produces the protein MNWDDVRLFLSVARSGQFLSAARKLGINHATLSRRISALEAAIGTQLFLRSTNGCELTEEGQRLLVAAERMETEMLGAQANLGRVDAAVAGTVRIGAPDGLGVSFLAPRLGRLTARYPELKIQLVPVPRSFSLSQREADIAITIERPEQGRLMFSKLTDYSLGLYGSADYLAEYGTPDDVEALKRHRRIGYVEDLIFSPSLNFTGEIMRDWDAAFEISSATGQTEAVRSGAGIGILHNYIAGQYPELRRILPEISINRSYWTAYHESARQLVRVRTVVDFLQELVAEERRIFA, from the coding sequence ATGAACTGGGATGATGTGCGTTTGTTTCTAAGCGTGGCGCGGAGCGGCCAATTTCTTTCCGCCGCCAGAAAGCTTGGCATCAATCATGCGACCCTCAGCCGACGTATCTCCGCGCTTGAAGCGGCGATCGGTACGCAGCTGTTTTTGCGAAGCACCAATGGCTGCGAACTGACGGAGGAAGGGCAGCGGCTGCTTGTGGCGGCTGAGCGCATGGAAACCGAAATGCTGGGCGCCCAGGCCAATCTGGGTCGGGTTGATGCTGCCGTGGCCGGAACGGTTCGCATCGGCGCGCCTGACGGTCTCGGCGTATCCTTCCTCGCGCCAAGGCTTGGCAGGCTGACGGCCCGTTATCCCGAGCTCAAAATCCAGCTCGTGCCGGTGCCACGCTCTTTCTCCCTGTCGCAGCGCGAGGCCGATATCGCCATCACCATCGAGCGACCGGAACAGGGCAGGCTGATGTTTTCGAAGCTCACGGATTACTCGCTTGGGCTATATGGTTCGGCGGATTATCTGGCTGAATACGGGACGCCTGATGATGTCGAGGCGCTAAAGCGCCACCGCCGGATCGGTTATGTCGAGGATCTGATCTTCTCGCCGTCACTGAACTTTACCGGCGAGATCATGCGCGACTGGGACGCGGCCTTCGAAATTTCGAGCGCCACCGGCCAGACCGAGGCGGTACGTTCAGGCGCAGGTATCGGCATACTGCACAATTACATTGCTGGCCAGTATCCGGAACTTCGGCGAATCCTGCCTGAGATCAGCATCAACCGATCCTACTGGACGGCCTATCATGAATCGGCCCGACAGCTTGTTCGCGTCCGCACGGTCGTTGATTTTCTTCAGGAACTCGTCGCGGAAGAACGGCGGATTTTCGCTTGA